The candidate division WOR-3 bacterium sequence TGTTGGAGTTTCAGGGATTTCGCCCCAGATCGAACCTTTGGTGACTACCTTCGCGACTTCCGGGCGGTAGGATTGATCAAGAAATGTAACCTCCCTAATGTCTTCGTAATTACCCATCGAAGCCGAGCTTGACCGAGAAAAAAGAAGAAAGAGCAGGATATGAACGATGATTGAGATGGCGACCCCTAAATTCAATCTTTTATCTTTGAACATGTTCATTCCTTTGGTTTCTTCGTTGCACAGGCGATCCGTTTAGCACCGGCTTGTTTCACCCGGGCGAGGATTTCTAAGACTTCTTTATGTAGGACTTGCCGGTCTGCCCGTATTACAATTAACTGGTAGGGATCTTTCGCGACTGCCTGCTGAACGATGCTATCAAAATCTTCGGGTGCGATGGGTTGGTCATTGATGTATAATTTTTTATCAAGAGTATAGGTGATAGTGAAATTCTCTTCGGTCTTGGCTTCGGCGGTATGTGCCCGCGGCACTTCCACCGGCGTGTTGGTATGGGTCATGGTCATGGGTGCAAGAACCATCATCATCAAGACCACCATCAAGGCGACTGCTGCCATTGGCAAGATATCTACATTTTCCATCCGTCTCATCTTCTACTCCTTAATAACGCAAGTTCA is a genomic window containing:
- a CDS encoding biopolymer transporter ExbD; the encoded protein is MRRMENVDILPMAAVALMVVLMMMVLAPMTMTHTNTPVEVPRAHTAEAKTEENFTITYTLDKKLYINDQPIAPEDFDSIVQQAVAKDPYQLIVIRADRQVLHKEVLEILARVKQAGAKRIACATKKPKE